From a region of the Impatiens glandulifera chromosome 4, dImpGla2.1, whole genome shotgun sequence genome:
- the LOC124934145 gene encoding pyruvate kinase 1, cytosolic-like, with amino-acid sequence MQGGGQIVLEESNQMSSILTPSKKGFLPSLTKVVGTLGLNLRSIDVIEACLEAGMSVARFDFSWFDENYHQETLDNLTTAIKNVKRHCAVMLDTMGPALQVHNKSGKPIEMVAGNHVVISPDITVEPSSEFIPVNYPGLAEETTKGSTIFVGQYLFTGIEATSVWLEVLETKGQDVICLVKNSATLTGYVYNMHVVQVHIKLPTLTDKDKKAISSWGSRNKVDFISLSYTRHAEDVRELRDFLNTQNLGETQILAKIETVEGLKHFNEILQEADGIILSRGNLGIDLPPEKVFLFQKSAIYRCNMVGKPVLITRVVDSMTANLRPTRAEATDVANAVLDGADGILLGPETLKGMYPIEAVRTVGRICDEAERVYNQSFHFKRVVDYVGEPMSHAESVASSAVKAANRVRAAMIVVFTSSGRAARMIAKYRPSVPVFAIVIPRLKTNSLRWTFTGSTQARQLLGIRGVYPILASPTAVTSGHSSEESGMKVALDHGKSIGLLKIHDQVVVFEKIGDSSLVKIVTIQD; translated from the exons ATCTAACCAAATGTCATCCATTCTAACTCCATCCAAAAAG GGATTTTTACCATCATTAACGAAAGTAGTTGGAACCCTCGGATTGAATTTACGATCCATCGATGTTATTGAAGCATGCCTGGAGGCTGGAATGTCAg TTGCACGTTTCGATTTTTCATGGTTTGATGAAAACTACCATCAAGAGACTCTTGACAATTTAACAACAGCTATTAAGAATGTCAAAAGACATTGTGCT GTTATGTTGGATACAATGGGTCCAGCACTTCAGGTTCACAATAAGAGTGGAAAACCAATAGAAATGGTTGCTGGAAACCATGTGGTTATTTCTCCAGATATTACAGTTGAACCTTCATCAGAGTTTATACCAGTTAACTATCCCGGACTTGCAGAG gaaacaACGAAAGGAAGCACAATCTTCGTGGGACAGTATCTCTTTACTGGAATTGAGGCCACCTCCGTTTGGTTAGAG GTATTGGAAACAAAGGGACAAGATGTAATATGCTTGGTGAAAAACAGTGCTACACTTACTGGTTATGTCTACAATATGCATGTAGTTCAAGTTCACATTAAGCTGCCCACTTTAACTGATAAGGATAAGAag GCAATATCAAGCTGGGGAAGCAGAAATAAAGTTGATTTCATTAGTCTTTCCTACACTCGTCATGCAGAAGATGTTCGAGAG CTCAGGGATTTCCTTAACACACAAAATCTTGGTGAAACTCAGATTTTGGCCAAAATTGAGACAGTTGAG GGACTTAAACACTTCAATGAGATCCTTCAGGAAGCAGATGGAATTATACTTTCTCGTGGGAATTTGGGGATTGATTTACCACCAGAAAag GTTTTTTTGTTCCAAAAATCTGCCATATATAGGTGCAATATGGTTGGTAAGCCTGTCCTAATTACTCGTGTAGTTGACAGTATGACTGCAAATCTTCGTCCTACACGTGCTGAAGCAACCGACGTGGCTAATGCTGTTCTTGATG GAGCTGATGGCATACTACTTGGACCCGAAACTCTCAAGGGTATGTACCCAATTGAGGCGGTGAGAACCGTGGGGCGAATATGCGATGAA GCTGAACGTGTTTATAACCAGTCTTTTCATTTCAAAAGAGTAGTTGATTATGTAGGAGAGCCGATGTCTCATGCAGAATCTGTCGCATCTTCCGCA GTTAAAGCAGCTAACAGAGTTAGAGCAGCCATGATTGTCGTGTTTACTTCATCTGGTCGAGCAGCAAG GATGATCGCGAAATATCGACCATCTGTCCCAGTGTTCGCTATTGTTATTCCTCGGCTGAAGACGAATTCATTGAGATGGACTTTTACCGGGTCAACTCAG GCTAGACAATTACTTGGTATAAGAGGAGTTTATCCTATTTTGGCCAGTCCTACTGCG gtAACTTCTGGTCATTCAAGTGAAGAATCAGGAATGAAGGTGGCATTAGATCATGGAAAATCAATAGGATTATTGAAAATACACGATCAAGTCGTCGTGTTTGAAAAGATCGGTGACTCGTCTCTTGTAAAGATTGTTACTATCCAAGATTAA